One segment of Gammaproteobacteria bacterium DNA contains the following:
- a CDS encoding chemotaxis protein CheW, translating into MKTETRTHEQALLDPQLALGVYLQALLRPVAAAEARSNGPAGETEVAPTPVTEQHSSITVPSVERGPAACEAPKAVSPDWAREPFQCLQFRVAGLNLALPLVGLTGPAGVLPWDDAVVTPVPGPQPWLLGLREHLGRRVRLIDVAQVVLPADRRAALAVAGGDRLSKVIVIDAGGDDGWGLACDAVGEVITLSPDAVQWRTRAGSRPWLAGTVIREMCALIDMGALVDLVAGRDPTGS; encoded by the coding sequence ATGAAGACGGAAACCCGCACCCACGAGCAGGCCCTGCTGGATCCGCAGCTGGCACTGGGCGTGTATCTGCAGGCCCTCCTGCGGCCGGTGGCGGCCGCCGAGGCACGATCGAACGGACCGGCCGGCGAGACCGAGGTGGCACCGACGCCGGTTACGGAGCAGCACTCTTCCATCACGGTGCCGTCGGTGGAACGCGGGCCCGCCGCGTGCGAGGCACCCAAGGCCGTCTCCCCGGACTGGGCCCGGGAACCGTTTCAGTGCCTGCAGTTCCGGGTGGCAGGCCTCAACCTGGCACTGCCGCTGGTCGGGCTGACCGGGCCAGCCGGGGTCCTGCCCTGGGACGATGCGGTCGTGACCCCGGTGCCCGGTCCGCAGCCGTGGCTCCTCGGGCTGCGGGAACACCTCGGCCGGCGGGTGCGGTTGATCGACGTTGCCCAGGTAGTGCTGCCGGCGGATCGTCGCGCCGCGCTGGCGGTGGCCGGCGGTGACCGCCTGAGCAAGGTGATTGTGATCGATGCTGGCGGTGACGACGGTTGGGGGCTGGCCTGCGACGCGGTGGGCGAGGTCATTACGCTCTCGCCGGATGCCGTGCAATGGCGGACCCGGGCGGGGAGTCGCCCCTGGCTGGCTGGGACCGTTATCAGGGAGATGTGCGCCCTGATCGACATGGGCGCGCTCGTGGACCTGGTGGCGGGGCGCGATCCGACAGGCTCCTAG
- a CDS encoding EscU/YscU/HrcU family type III secretion system export apparatus switch protein: MTDRPSTPPQRELAVALKYDGTGAPRVTAKGGGPLAERIVELALQHDIPLQENSPLVQLLAQVELDAEIPPALYLTVAEVIAFAYYLSRQAMGDVGSEECET, from the coding sequence ATGACGGACAGACCCTCGACGCCGCCGCAGCGCGAACTCGCCGTCGCCCTGAAATACGACGGTACCGGTGCCCCGCGCGTCACCGCGAAGGGTGGCGGCCCGCTCGCTGAACGTATCGTCGAGCTGGCGCTGCAACACGACATCCCCCTGCAGGAGAATTCACCGCTGGTACAGCTGCTGGCGCAGGTGGAACTGGATGCCGAGATCCCACCGGCCCTGTACCTTACGGTGGCAGAGGTCATCGCCTTCGCGTACTACCTGTCGAGACAGGCCATGGGGGATGTGGGGAGTGAGGAGTGTGAGACGTGA
- a CDS encoding DUF2802 domain-containing protein: MTDPSTLILIALVVVMALAQLYQLLAIRRLRGRLRAREDQSLRQRNDFAALCKASVGAGDHLVRLEQQVRRLTERQDQTEMHTVGDRPYTQAIQMVQRGADVTELIDRCGLTRGEAELIAMLHGDGRQAGAASG, from the coding sequence ATGACTGATCCCAGCACATTAATCTTGATCGCCCTGGTGGTGGTCATGGCACTGGCGCAGCTCTATCAGCTGCTCGCGATCCGCCGGCTGCGCGGCCGGTTGCGGGCACGCGAGGACCAGTCGCTGCGCCAGCGCAACGATTTCGCCGCACTGTGCAAGGCCTCGGTCGGTGCCGGCGATCATCTGGTGCGCCTGGAGCAGCAGGTCCGCCGTCTGACGGAGCGGCAGGATCAGACCGAGATGCATACCGTCGGCGATCGCCCCTACACCCAGGCCATCCAGATGGTGCAGCGCGGTGCGGATGTCACTGAACTCATCGACCGCTGTGGCCTGACGCGCGGGGAGGCCGAACTCATCGCGATGCTGCACGGCGATGGTCGGCAGGCCGGGGCCGCCAGTGGCTGA
- a CDS encoding ParA family protein, whose translation MKIWAVANQKGGVGKTTTAVTLAGQLAGEGRRTLLIDLDPHGSLTSYFGLDPDGIGASVYTLFKDRAERRPPSHYPDVLRPTGIERLTLLPASTALATLDRQLGAQDGMGLVLARTLTELQPQFDHVLMDCPPMLGVLMVNALAACDRLLIPVQCEFLALKGLERMLHTLTMISRARGGDVPRLIVPTMYDRRTRASGDALQVLRERYGNAVWDAVIPVDTQFREASKAGQPLSVWQPRSRGTRAYAALLDHLLDRVPPLVDALQGHAGRVLA comes from the coding sequence GTGAAGATCTGGGCCGTGGCCAATCAGAAGGGTGGGGTCGGCAAGACGACCACGGCCGTGACGCTGGCGGGTCAGCTGGCGGGTGAAGGGCGGCGCACGCTGCTGATCGATCTGGACCCGCACGGCTCGCTGACGAGCTATTTCGGGCTGGACCCCGACGGCATCGGCGCGTCCGTCTACACCCTGTTCAAGGACCGCGCCGAGCGTCGCCCACCCAGCCACTATCCTGACGTGCTGCGACCGACCGGTATCGAGCGGCTCACGCTGCTGCCGGCGAGCACCGCGCTGGCCACGCTGGATCGTCAGCTGGGCGCGCAGGACGGCATGGGGCTGGTACTGGCCCGGACACTCACCGAATTGCAGCCGCAGTTCGATCACGTCCTGATGGACTGCCCGCCGATGCTGGGCGTGCTCATGGTGAACGCGCTGGCGGCCTGCGACCGGCTGCTGATCCCGGTGCAGTGCGAATTCCTGGCGCTGAAGGGCCTGGAGCGCATGCTGCACACCCTGACGATGATCAGCCGCGCGCGTGGCGGCGATGTGCCGCGATTGATCGTACCGACCATGTATGACCGGCGTACCCGCGCCTCCGGTGATGCCCTGCAGGTCTTGCGGGAGCGTTACGGGAACGCCGTCTGGGATGCGGTCATCCCTGTCGACACCCAGTTCCGCGAGGCCAGCAAGGCGGGGCAACCACTGTCGGTGTGGCAGCCGCGATCACGCGGCACGCGGGCCTATGCGGCGCTGCTGGATCACCTGCTGGACCGCGTACCGCCGCTGGTGGATGCGCTCCAGGGACATGCCGGCCGGGTCCTGGCATGA
- a CDS encoding flagellar hook-length control protein FliK, which translates to MRRRLAAAPDAMTAPPTGPLPPAGTPTLPARAAAAPAWRVGQVLAATVVSAPRQGLSDLRIGTLLVRAQTGELQLSPGQTLRLEVASLREQPVLRLLNLMAADPLNTALRTALPRQQPLAPLLASLLRAIGDTPAARPLAPEIARAAQELFNRLPTAVSLGQAGGLREALRNSGLFLESKLAQAAATGAAAAGSAMPARTLALGTDFKANLIRLIQVLRDNTANSTPPAPRGGTAPAAAPLSTALAAALANTRAAATAGLYGDPAMPPQHGQPPQPQSVATSLGRLATLEPLTLLHQSEGALARIQLNQLASLAGGERPTSVDWLLELPVRRDGDIDLWGLHIGREPERDATGGARDDAPGWTVTLAFELPGLGPLQARIAVRGERVTAQFFSPVRDIPPRVRAQLPLLDARLRAAGLEVGELGCSEGQLPATVGADRSRILDERA; encoded by the coding sequence ATGCGACGGCGGCTCGCCGCCGCACCTGACGCCATGACTGCACCACCCACCGGACCATTGCCGCCCGCCGGCACTCCCACGCTGCCCGCGCGTGCTGCGGCCGCACCCGCCTGGCGAGTCGGCCAGGTGCTGGCGGCAACCGTGGTCTCCGCCCCCCGGCAGGGGCTGTCGGATCTACGTATCGGCACGCTCCTGGTCAGGGCACAGACCGGCGAGCTGCAACTGTCACCCGGACAGACCCTGCGCCTGGAAGTCGCCAGCCTCAGGGAACAGCCGGTACTGCGTCTGCTCAACCTGATGGCCGCCGACCCGTTGAACACGGCCCTGCGCACTGCCTTGCCGCGGCAGCAGCCGCTCGCACCGTTGCTGGCATCCCTGCTGCGCGCCATCGGCGACACCCCGGCCGCCCGGCCGCTTGCCCCCGAGATCGCCCGCGCTGCCCAGGAATTGTTCAATCGCCTGCCGACCGCCGTCTCGCTGGGGCAGGCGGGTGGGTTGCGCGAGGCCCTGCGCAACAGCGGCCTGTTCCTCGAATCGAAGCTGGCGCAGGCCGCCGCAACCGGGGCCGCGGCGGCCGGTTCCGCGATGCCGGCCCGGACACTTGCCCTGGGCACCGATTTCAAGGCCAATCTGATCAGACTGATCCAGGTATTGCGGGATAACACTGCAAATTCCACGCCGCCTGCACCGCGTGGCGGTACGGCACCGGCCGCGGCCCCCTTGTCCACCGCCCTGGCGGCTGCCCTGGCGAATACCCGTGCGGCGGCGACTGCGGGCCTGTATGGCGACCCGGCTATGCCACCACAGCACGGCCAGCCACCGCAGCCGCAATCCGTGGCCACCAGCCTGGGCCGTCTGGCGACACTCGAACCACTGACGCTACTGCACCAGAGCGAGGGCGCACTCGCCCGGATCCAGCTCAATCAGCTGGCATCGCTCGCCGGCGGCGAACGACCGACCAGCGTGGACTGGCTGCTCGAACTGCCCGTGCGTCGCGATGGCGACATCGACCTCTGGGGCCTGCACATCGGCCGCGAACCGGAGCGCGATGCGACCGGGGGCGCGCGCGACGATGCCCCCGGCTGGACCGTCACACTGGCCTTCGAACTGCCCGGTCTCGGTCCGCTGCAGGCGCGCATCGCCGTGCGTGGCGAGCGCGTCACCGCGCAGTTCTTCAGCCCGGTCCGGGACATCCCCCCACGGGTCCGTGCGCAGCTGCCGCTGCTGGATGCACGACTGCGTGCCGCAGGCCTGGAGGTCGGCGAACTGGGCTGCAGCGAAGGGCAACTGCCGGCCACGGTGGGCGCCGATCGCAGCCGCATCCTGGATGAGCGCGCATGA
- a CDS encoding chemotaxis protein CheW, giving the protein MKQAAQTTNDDPLLQYVTFRLEDETYGINVMQVQEVLRVTEIAPVPGAPHYVLGIINLRGNVVTVIDTRERLGLGSKDMEESTRIVIIEVDKQVVGMLVDAVAEVVTLHAAEIESAPNVGNDESSQYIQGVASRDGELLILVDLNKLLNDGEWAELGSL; this is encoded by the coding sequence ATGAAACAAGCGGCGCAGACAACCAACGACGATCCCCTGTTGCAGTACGTGACCTTCCGTCTGGAGGACGAAACCTACGGTATCAACGTGATGCAGGTGCAGGAGGTGCTGCGCGTCACCGAGATCGCGCCGGTGCCCGGTGCCCCCCATTACGTGCTCGGCATCATCAATCTGCGCGGTAACGTGGTGACCGTCATCGACACCCGGGAACGCCTGGGTCTCGGTAGCAAGGACATGGAGGAATCGACCCGCATCGTGATCATCGAGGTCGACAAGCAGGTGGTCGGCATGCTGGTCGATGCCGTCGCCGAGGTGGTGACGCTGCATGCTGCGGAGATCGAGTCGGCGCCGAATGTTGGTAACGACGAGAGCTCGCAGTACATCCAGGGGGTGGCCAGCCGCGACGGCGAACTGCTTATCCTGGTGGACTTGAATAAACTTCTGAACGACGGGGAATGGGCGGAGCTCGGCTCCCTGTAA
- the motD gene encoding flagellar motor protein MotD gives MARKQKHEEHENHERWLVSYADFITLLFAFFVVMYALSSVNEGKYRVLSDSLVAAFRSAPHSVDPVQLGELQRSMDSSAPPVIGEPSLIALPIPVVPDVASESAALPDPGYEGDTSVQRIAEAIVQALGVLIRDDLIRVRRDERWLEVEIRSSILFPSGSARLTEDSFPLLEQLGKILAPFPNPIHVEGFTDNVPISTVQYLSNWELSAARAASVVHLFTDYGVEPARMAAIGYGEYRPVAPNDVPEGRARNRRVVLVILPGADPRWERDPGELPEVVQQDAGDAQRGGDTP, from the coding sequence ATGGCGCGCAAGCAGAAACACGAGGAACACGAAAATCACGAGCGCTGGCTGGTGTCGTATGCCGACTTCATCACGCTGTTGTTCGCATTTTTCGTGGTCATGTATGCCCTGTCATCGGTGAACGAGGGCAAGTATCGGGTATTGTCCGATTCGCTGGTGGCCGCCTTCCGCTCGGCACCGCACAGCGTCGATCCGGTGCAGCTCGGCGAGCTCCAGCGCTCGATGGACAGTAGTGCGCCACCGGTCATCGGCGAGCCGTCACTGATTGCGCTGCCGATTCCAGTCGTACCCGATGTGGCCTCCGAGTCCGCTGCTCTCCCCGATCCCGGCTATGAGGGTGATACCAGTGTCCAGCGTATCGCCGAGGCCATCGTGCAGGCCCTGGGTGTGCTGATACGGGATGATCTGATCCGCGTGCGCCGCGACGAGCGCTGGCTGGAGGTGGAGATCCGATCCAGCATCCTGTTTCCCAGCGGCAGTGCGCGGCTGACGGAGGACTCGTTCCCGCTGCTCGAACAACTGGGCAAGATCCTCGCGCCCTTCCCGAACCCCATTCATGTGGAGGGTTTCACCGACAACGTACCGATCAGCACCGTGCAGTATCTGTCCAATTGGGAACTGTCGGCGGCACGTGCCGCCAGTGTGGTGCACCTGTTCACCGATTACGGCGTGGAGCCCGCGCGCATGGCCGCGATCGGTTACGGTGAGTATCGGCCGGTCGCGCCCAACGACGTGCCGGAGGGCCGTGCCAGGAACCGGCGGGTGGTACTGGTCATCCTGCCTGGCGCCGACCCGCGCTGGGAACGTGATCCCGGGGAACTGCCGGAGGTCGTGCAGCAGGATGCCGGCGATGCGCAGCGGGGCGGTGACACGCCGTGA